In Rhinolophus ferrumequinum isolate MPI-CBG mRhiFer1 chromosome 25, mRhiFer1_v1.p, whole genome shotgun sequence, the following proteins share a genomic window:
- the P2RX2 gene encoding P2X purinoceptor 2 isoform X1, with the protein MAAAEPKAPAGAATARRLARSCWSAFWDYETPKVIVVKNRRLGVVYRLVQLLILLYFVWYVFIVQKSYQDRETGPESSVITKVKGITSSEHKVWDVEEYVKPPEGGSVFSIITRIEVTPSQTVGTCPESVRVTNATCGSDEDCVAGHLDMLGNGVRTGRCVPYYHGAFKTCEVSGWCPVEDGASVSQFLGKMAPNFTILIKNSIHYPKFQFSKGNIENRENGYLKRCTFDEVSHLYCPIFKLGFIVEQAGENFTELAHWGGVIGVIITWDCDLDLPPSKCNPKYSFRRLDPKHIPASSGYNFRFAKYYKVNGSTTRTLIKAYGIRIDVIVHGQAGKFSLIPTIINLATALTSIGVGSFLCDWILLTFMNKNKVYSHKKFDKVCTPRESSGSWPVTLALVLGQAPPPPCPCSKEDPGQAGRPQDEGRSQAPASPPPQPRPPCDLPDQMVDAPERGAGPGPCASQDSTLTDPRGLAQL; encoded by the exons ATGGCGGCTGCCGAGCCCAAGGCCCCCGCGGGGGCGGCCACGGCCCGGCGCCTGGCCCGGAGCTGCTGGTCCGCGTTCTGGGACTACGAGACGCCCAAGGTGATCGTGGTGAAGAACCGGCGCCTGGGCGTCGTGTACCGCTTGGTGCAGCTGCTCATCCTGCTCTACTTCGTGTG GTACGTGTTCATCGTGCAGAAGAGCTACCAGGACAGAGAGACGGGGCCGGAGAGCTCCGTCATCACCAAGGTCAAGGGCATCACCTCGTCCGAGCACAAAGTGTGGGACGTGGAGGAGTACGTGAAGCCTCCCGAG GGGGGCAGCGTGTTCAGCATCATTACCAGGATCGAGGTCACCCCCTCCCAGACCGTGGGGACCTGCCCCGAG AGTGTGAGGGTCACCAACGCCACCTGCGGCTCCGACGAGGACTGCGTGGCCGGGCATCTGGACATGCTGGGAAACG GTGTGCGGACCGGACGCTGCGTACCCTATTATCACGGGGCCTTCAAGACCTGCGAGGTGTCGGGCTGGTGCCCCGTGGAAGACGGGGCTTCCGTCAG CCAATTTCTCGGTAAGATGGCCCCCAATTTCACCATCCTCATCAAGAACAGCATCCACTACCCCAAATTCCAGTTCTCCAA GGGCAACATTGAGAACCGGGAGAACGGCTACTTGAAACGCTGCACGTTCGATGAAGTCTCCCACCTCTACTGCCCCATTTTCAAGCTGGGCTTCATCGTGGAGCAGGCGGGGGAGAACTTCACGGAACTGGCGCACTGG GGTGGTGTCATTGGGGTCATTATCACCTGGGACTGTGACCTGGACCTGCCGCCGTCCAAGTGCAACCCCAAGTACTCCTTCCGGAGGCTCGACCCCAAGCACATCCCAGCCTCATCCGGCTACAACTTCAG GTTTGCCAAGTATTACAAGGTAAACGGCAGCACCACTCGTACACTCATTAAGGCGTATGGGATCCGAATCGATGTCATCGTGCACGGACAG GCAGGGAAGTTCAGCCTGATTCCCACCATCATTAATCTGGCCACAGCACTGACCTCCATCGGGGTG GGCTCCTTCCTGTGTGACTGGATCTTGCTAACATTCATGAACAAAAACAAGGTCTACAGCCACAAGAAGTTCGACAAGGTGTGTACACCGAGGGAGTCCTCAGGTAGCTGGCCTGTGACCCTGGCCCTTGTTTTgggccaggccccgcccccgccctgtCCCTGCTCCAAAGAAGACCCAGGCCAAGCGGGCAGGCCACAGGATGAGGGGCGGAGCCAGGCCccggcctccccacccccacagccccgGCCCCCCTGTGACCTGCCCGACCAGATGGTGGACGCTCCCGAGAGGGGTGCAGGACCAGGGCCGTGTGCCTCCCAGGACTCCACGCTCACGGACCCCCGAGGTTTAGCCCAGCTCTGa
- the P2RX2 gene encoding P2X purinoceptor 2 isoform X2 codes for MAAAEPKAPAGAATARRLARSCWSAFWDYETPKVIVVKNRRLGVVYRLVQLLILLYFVWYVFIVQKSYQDRETGPESSVITKVKGITSSEHKVWDVEEYVKPPEGGSVFSIITRIEVTPSQTVGTCPESVRVTNATCGSDEDCVAGHLDMLGNGVRTGRCVPYYHGAFKTCEVSGWCPVEDGASVSQFLGKMAPNFTILIKNSIHYPKFQFSKGNIENRENGYLKRCTFDEVSHLYCPIFKLGFIVEQAGENFTELAHWGGVIGVIITWDCDLDLPPSKCNPKYSFRRLDPKHIPASSGYNFRFAKYYKVNGSTTRTLIKAYGIRIDVIVHGQAGKFSLIPTIINLATALTSIGVGSFLCDWILLTFMNKNKVYSHKKFDKMVDAPERGAGPGPCASQDSTLTDPRGLAQL; via the exons ATGGCGGCTGCCGAGCCCAAGGCCCCCGCGGGGGCGGCCACGGCCCGGCGCCTGGCCCGGAGCTGCTGGTCCGCGTTCTGGGACTACGAGACGCCCAAGGTGATCGTGGTGAAGAACCGGCGCCTGGGCGTCGTGTACCGCTTGGTGCAGCTGCTCATCCTGCTCTACTTCGTGTG GTACGTGTTCATCGTGCAGAAGAGCTACCAGGACAGAGAGACGGGGCCGGAGAGCTCCGTCATCACCAAGGTCAAGGGCATCACCTCGTCCGAGCACAAAGTGTGGGACGTGGAGGAGTACGTGAAGCCTCCCGAG GGGGGCAGCGTGTTCAGCATCATTACCAGGATCGAGGTCACCCCCTCCCAGACCGTGGGGACCTGCCCCGAG AGTGTGAGGGTCACCAACGCCACCTGCGGCTCCGACGAGGACTGCGTGGCCGGGCATCTGGACATGCTGGGAAACG GTGTGCGGACCGGACGCTGCGTACCCTATTATCACGGGGCCTTCAAGACCTGCGAGGTGTCGGGCTGGTGCCCCGTGGAAGACGGGGCTTCCGTCAG CCAATTTCTCGGTAAGATGGCCCCCAATTTCACCATCCTCATCAAGAACAGCATCCACTACCCCAAATTCCAGTTCTCCAA GGGCAACATTGAGAACCGGGAGAACGGCTACTTGAAACGCTGCACGTTCGATGAAGTCTCCCACCTCTACTGCCCCATTTTCAAGCTGGGCTTCATCGTGGAGCAGGCGGGGGAGAACTTCACGGAACTGGCGCACTGG GGTGGTGTCATTGGGGTCATTATCACCTGGGACTGTGACCTGGACCTGCCGCCGTCCAAGTGCAACCCCAAGTACTCCTTCCGGAGGCTCGACCCCAAGCACATCCCAGCCTCATCCGGCTACAACTTCAG GTTTGCCAAGTATTACAAGGTAAACGGCAGCACCACTCGTACACTCATTAAGGCGTATGGGATCCGAATCGATGTCATCGTGCACGGACAG GCAGGGAAGTTCAGCCTGATTCCCACCATCATTAATCTGGCCACAGCACTGACCTCCATCGGGGTG GGCTCCTTCCTGTGTGACTGGATCTTGCTAACATTCATGAACAAAAACAAGGTCTACAGCCACAAGAAGTTCGACAAG ATGGTGGACGCTCCCGAGAGGGGTGCAGGACCAGGGCCGTGTGCCTCCCAGGACTCCACGCTCACGGACCCCCGAGGTTTAGCCCAGCTCTGa